A stretch of the Esox lucius isolate fEsoLuc1 chromosome 2, fEsoLuc1.pri, whole genome shotgun sequence genome encodes the following:
- the cenpt gene encoding centromere protein T: MDYVNEDVSARILLKHVLNTEHSVSPETNSASQAALHSSGSKIRRSARLGCKVVVLTPQEAIKQSMKKKLRESTYRTSLQMPPTKRRTISEGVRKMNSPAPATTSILCDDDITPRHLLRGILQTEPSTSLLIQDRPVRMEPEQPYANSSLLSNSSSTGLSELDLPDMTTTVNLGSTAKGLRRKRPRRSLNVNAFNRLLESGEDGGGGGEGSSATEDLSLLSSASPSSVTFSLKTPFVDPQTEKRAFKRNAPNRKKITIEEFDEALQNQQVAMSGDTELSDREDQRGLSETVQSQGLMLGLSDIVDPDITFDIITNKTALYAQPVETKSTFTTKDKDTIAAAPIKPEMGGMKDDEVRGQKDDEMELDDKDGEALMTDAGQREDSVRQEDFKSQTEEVAESQTEEEGADPQTEEEVADLQTEEDVVDPQTEEEVADPQTEDEEVADNQTEGEEVADPQTEEEEVADPQTEEVVADPQTEEEVVADPQTEEEEVADPQTEEEEVADPQTEEEEVADPHTEEEEVADPHTEEEEVADPHTEEEEVADPQTEEVADPQTEEEEVAEWKLRSSASNEVRFSRRDYQSEGGVRVTGGIAEGRGYKSLGTGLHPSETGSAGRRSGGDSADDWHSSPEVVASKSIHPQTEYIGSTPPFPQEDEMEGSIRTGNSPSNEEENAVPSLEMTGEPENKAPESSYLPTHPITARSPADHEEDWEDVEEEDSNQSEELSMKTPAFVREKRNALSVDPQNTPTVFKGLQPSVPVGAAAMRKPAAVRGKTSGTKKDLGLPKSYVTSVFKHFAKTKVSSDVYPVLKEIMERYFDRLADDLEVYAAHANRKTIEVEDVELLMRRQGFVTDSMPVNVLIEKYLPMESRKLLIPVATSGNYVIPKPRRK; this comes from the exons ATGGATTATGTCAATGAGGACGTGTCCGCTCGCATTCTCCTGAAACATGTCCTTAATACGGAGCACTCCGTTTCACCAGAGACCAACAG TGCCTCCCAGGCTGCACTCCACTCGTCAGGGTCCAAAATCAGACGCAGTGCCAGACTGGGGTGTAAAGTTGTGGTCCTTACACCACAGGAGGCCATCAAACAGAGTATGAAAAAGAAGCTCCGTGAG AGCACTTACAGGACTTCCCTGCAAATGCCACCCACTAAGAGGCGGACTATATCAGAGGGAGTCAGAAAGATGAACTCTCCTGCACCAGCCACAACCTCAATTCTCTGTGACGATGACATTACACCTAGACACCTACTCAGGGGGATCTTGCAGACAG AACCTTCGACATCCCTGCTTATTCAAGACCGGCCAGTCAGGATGGAACCAGAGCAACCCTATGCAAATTCCAGTCTTCTCAGCAATAGCTCAAG TACAGGGCTGTCTGAATTGGATCTCCCTGACATGACCACCACAGTAAACCTGGGCAGTACTGCGAAGGGACTAAGACGGAAGCGACCACGTCGGAGCCTCAACGTAAATGCATTTAACAGGCTACTTGAATCTGGTGAAG atggtggtggtggtggtgaaggtAGCAGTGCAACAGAAGACCTGTCATTGCTGTCCTCTGCCTCTCCAAG CTCTGTCACCTTCTCTCTGAAAACACCCTTTGTGGATCCACAGACTGAGAAAAGGGCATTTAAAAGGAATGCACCAAATcggaaaaaaattacaattgagGAGTTTGATGAGGCGTTGCAAAATCAACAGGTGGCAATGAGTGGAGATACTG AGTTGAGTGATAGGGAAGATCAGCGCGGCCTCAGTGAGACAGTTCAGTCCCAGGGGTTAATGTTGGGACTGAGTGACATCGTTGACCCTGACATCACCTTTGACATAATCACCAACAAAACAGCTCTTTACGCCCAGCCTGTTGAAACTAAATCAACCTTCACTACAAAGGACAAAGACACCATTGCAGCAGCACCTATCAAGCCAGAAATGGGAGGCATGAAGGATGACGAGGTTCGAGGACAAAAAGATGATGAGATGGAATTGGATGACAAAGATGGAGAGGCGTTGATGACCGATGCTGGGCAGAGAGAAGACTCTGTGAGACAGGAAGACTTTAAATCTCAAACAGAAGAGGTAGCTGAATCTCAAACAGAAGAAGAGGGAGCTGATCCTCAGACAGAAGAAGAGGTAGCTGATCTTCAGACAGAAGAAGATGTAGTTGATCCTCAGACAGAAGAAGAGGTAGCTGATCCTCAGACAGAAGACGAAGAGGTAGCTGATAATCagacagaaggagaagaggTAGCTGATCCTCAGACAGAAGAAGAAGAGGTAGCTGATCCTCAGACAGAAGAAGTGGTAGCTGATCCTCAGACAGAAGAAGAAGTGGTAGCTGATCCTCAGACAGAAGAAGAAGAGGTAGCTGATCCTCAGACAGAAGAAGAAGAGGTAGCTGATCCTCagacagaagaggaagaggTAGCTGATCCTCACACAGAAGAGGAAGAGGTAGCTGATCCTCACACAGAAGAGGAAGAGGTAGCTGATCCTCACACAGAAGAGGAAGAGGTTGCTGATCCTCAGACAGAAGAGGTTGCTGATCCTCAGACAGAAGAAGAAGAGGTAGCTGAATGGAAATTACGCAGTTCAGCATCTAATGAAGTGCGTTTCAGTCGGAGAGACTATCAATCAGAGGGTGGAGTCCGAGTAACTGGAGGGATTGCAGAAGGGCGGGGCTACAAGAGTTTGGGAACAGGGCTCCATCCTTCAGAGACTG GGTCGGCAGGCAGAAGGTCCGGAGGGGACAGTGCTGATGATTGGCACAGCAGCCCTGAGGTGGTTGCTAGCAAGAGCATCCATCCCCAAACAGAGTACATTGGCAGCACCCCTCCATTTCCCCAGGAAGATGAGATGGAAGGTTCTATCAGAACAGGGAACAGCCCTAGCAATGAAGAGGAGAACGCTGTGCCTTCCTTAGAGATGACTGGCGAACCTGAGAACAAGGCCCCTGAAAGCAGCTATTTACCCACGCATCCAATCACTGCCCGGAGCCCAGCGGACCACGAGGAGGACTGGGAAGATGTGGAAGAGGAGGATAGTAACCAGAGCGAAG AGTTGTCCATGAAGACCCCTGCATTtgtcagagagaagaggaatgCTTTGTCCGTTGACCCCCAGAATACACCAACTGTTTTTAAAGGCCTCCAGCCAAG TGTTCCGGTCGGTGCGGCTGCCATGAGGAAGCCTGCAGCGGTGAGGGGAAAGACGTCTGGAACCAAGAAGGATCTGGGTCTCCCTAAGAGCTATGTCACCAGTGTGTTCAAGCACTTCGCAAAGACCAAGGTGTCCTCAGATGTCTACCCAGTCCTAAAGGAGAT AATGGAGCGCTACTTTGACCGTCTTGCTGATGACTTGGAGGTGTATGCTGCTCACGCTAACAGAAAGACCATTGAGGTGGAGGATGTGGAACTGCTGATGCGGAG ACAGGGGTTTGTTACTGACAGCATGCCTGTCAATGTGCTGATAGAGAAATATCTCCCAATGGAATCCCGAAAGCTCCTCATTCCTGTAGCAACAAGTGGTAACTACGTCATTCCCAAACCGAGGAGAAAATGA
- the thap11 gene encoding THAP domain-containing protein 11, translating into MPGFTCCVPGCYNNSHRDRELRFYTFPKDTTQREIWLKNISRAGVSGCFSTFQPTTGHRVCSVHFSGGRKTYTIRVPTLFPLRGVNERKSRRGRNRKASVASHAPGSTIVITNVVSAAHDAAETAQSDAGTDTPTTDGPLVVQIGPDGEYLGAVNPPALSEGSCLTAVVSSSTDLAGGDDPPADAAATVQQQTVQYYSVVSSPPDHAYSLTTGTTSAELLRKLNEQRDIIALMEVKMKEMKGTIRQLRVNEAKLQEEVRERDRLLSAGAAVAAVPVVRKKI; encoded by the coding sequence ATGCCTGGTTTCACCTGCTGTGTCCCTGGCTGCTACAACAACTCGCATCGGGACAGAGAGCTGCGGTTCTACACATTTCCAAAGGATACCACGCAAAGAGAGATTTGGCTCAAGAACATCTCCCGGGCCGGGGTGAGTGGCTGTTTTAGTACCTTCCAACCAACTACGGGACACCGCGTCTGTAGCGTACACTTTTCCGGTGGAAGAAAGACATACACAATTCGAGTACCGACGCTCTTCCCGTTGAGAGGAGTGAATGAACGCAAGAGTCGAAGGGGCAGGAACAGGAAAGCGTCTGTGGCTAGTCATGCTCCAGGCAGCACCATTGTCATCACCAACGTTGTTTCGGCAGCCCACGATGCCGCTGAGACCGCTCAGAGCGATGCAGGCACGGACACACCAACTACGGATGGGCCTCTCGTGGTACAGATCGGCCCTGACGGTGAATATCTCGGTGCTGTAAATCCACCCGCTTTGAGTGAGGGGTCCTGTTTGACTGCAGTTGTCTCCAGCTCCACTGACCTGGCCGGGGGCGACGATCCCCCTGCAGACGCCGCGGCTACTGTACAACAGCAGACCGTGCAGTACTACAGTGTTGTCAGCAGCCCTCCAGACCACGCATACTCGCTGACCACCGGGACCACCTCGGCCGAGTTGTTGCGAAAATTGAACGAGCAGAGGGACATCATTGCACTTATGGAAGTAAAGATGAAGGAGATGAAAGGAACCATCCGCCAGCTGCGAGTGAACGAGGCCAAGTTACAGGAGGAGGTGCGAGAGCGGGACCGTTTACTGTCTGCAGGAGCAGCGGTGGCCGCGGTGCCTGTGGTCAGGAAGAAAATATAA